A window from Culex pipiens pallens isolate TS chromosome 3, TS_CPP_V2, whole genome shotgun sequence encodes these proteins:
- the LOC120424653 gene encoding esterase B1 — translation MSLESLTVQTKYGPVRGKRNVSLLGQEYVSFQGIPYARAPEGELRFKAPVPPQKWTETLDCTQQCEPCYHFDRRLQKIVGCEDSLKINVFAKEINPSTPLPVMLYIYGGGFTEGTSGTELYGPDFLVQKDIVLVSFNYRIGALGFLCCQSEQDGVPGNAGLKDQNLAIRWVLENIAAFGGDPKRVTLAGHSAGAASVQYHLISDASKDLFQRAIVMSGSTYSSWSLTRQRNWVEKLAKAIGWDGQGGESGALRFLRAAKPEDIVAHQEKLLTDQDMQDDIFTPFGPTVEPYLTEQCIIPKAPFEMARTAWGDKIDIMIGGTSEEGLLLLQKIKLHPELLSHPHLFLGNVPPNLKISMEKRIEFAAKLKQRYYPDSIPSMENNLGYVHMMSDRVFWHGLHRTILARAARSRARTFVYRICLDSEFYNHYRIMMIDPKLRGTAHADELSYLFSNFTQQVPGKETFEYRGLQTLVDVFSAFVINGDPNCGMTAKGGVVFEPNAQTKPTFKCLNIANDGVAFVDYPDADRLDMWDAMYVNDELF, via the exons ATGAGTTTGGAAAGCTTAACCGTTCAGACCAAATACGGCCCGGTCCGGGGCAAACGGAACGTATCGTTGCTGGGACAGGAGTACGTCAGCTTTCAGGGAATTCCGTACGCCCGGGCACCGGAAGGGGAGCTGCGGTTTAAG GCACCAGTTCCACCGCAAAAGTGGACCGAAACGTTGGACTGCACGCAGCAATGCGAGCCCTGCTATCACTTCGACCGGCGCCTCCAGAAGATCGTCGGCTGCGAGGACAGTCTGAAGATCAACGTGTTTGCGAAGGAG ATCAACCCTTCAACCCCTCTTCCGGTGATGCTGTACATCTACGGCGGGGGCTTCACGGAAGGAACCAGCGGAACCGAACTGTACGGGCCGGATTTCCTGGTTCAGAAGGATATCGTGTTGGTGTCGTTCAATTACCGTATTGGGGCGTTAGGTTTTCTGTGTTGTCAATCGGAGCAGGATGGCGTACCCGGTAATGCCGGACTCAAAGATCAGAACTTGGCCATTCGTTGGGTTCTGGAGAACATTGCCGCCTTTGGAGGAGACCCGAAGCGCGTGACCCTGGCCGGCCATAGCGCAGGTGCCGCTTCGGTTCAGTATCATCTGATTTCGGATGCGTCCAAGGACTTGTTTCAGCGGGCTATCGTAATGTCTGGGAGTACGTATTCCAGTTGGTCTTTGACCAGGCAACGCAACTGGGTTGAGAAGTTGGCGAAGGCCATCGGTTGGGATGGACAGGGTGGTGAGTCCGGAGCGTTGAGATTCTTGAGAGCTGCCAAACCGGAGGACATTGTTGCTCACCAGGAGAAGCTTCTGACGGACCAGGACATGCAGGATGATATCTTTACTCCGTTTGGACCTACCGTTGAACCGTACCTGACGGAACAGTGCATAATACCGAAGGCACCGTTCGAGATGGCTCGAACAGCTTGGGGTGACAAGATTGATATCATGATCGGTGGTACTTCTGAAGAAGGACTGCTACTGCTGCAAAAGATCAAGTTGCATCCGGAACTACTGTCCCATCCTCATCTATTCCTGGGAAATGTTCCTCCAAATTTGAAGATCAGCATGGAAAAACGAATCGAGTTTGCTGCCAAGCTGAAACAACGTTACTACCCCGACAGCATTCCTTCAATGGAGAACAACCTGGGATACGTTCAT ATGATGTCCGACCGGGTCTTCTGGCACGGCCTGCACCGCACCATCCTTGCCCGCGCCGCTCGATCGCGCGCCCGCACCTTCGTGTACCGGATCTGTCTGGATTCGGAGTTTTACAACCACTACCGCATCATGATGATCGACCCGAAGCTGCGCGGCACGGCCCATGCCGACGAGCTGTCCTATCTGTTTTCCAACTTTACCCAGCAGGTCCCCGGCAAGGAAACGTTCGAGTACCGCGGTCTGCAAACGCTGGTCGATGTGTTCAGCGCGTTCGTCATCAACGGGGATCCAAACTGTGGCATGACGGCGAAGGGTGGTGTGGTCTTTGAGCCGAACGCGCAGACGAAGCCCACGTTCAAGTGTCTGAACATTGCCAACGACGGGGTGGCGTTCGTTGACTATCCGGATGCGGACCGGTTGGACATGTGGGACGCAATGTACGTGAATGATGAGCTGTTTTGA
- the LOC120424649 gene encoding charged multivesicular body protein 6-like has protein sequence MGNIFGKSSAKAKVSRVTEQDKAVLQLKQQRDKLKQYQKRIELQLEKDREMAKKCLSTGRKERAKTLLRKKKYQEKLLSNTDAQLETIEKLASDIEFAQVEAQVISGLRVGNEALKKVNEILSIDEVEQILDETRESIEKQQEIDALLNGVLSEEDEDEVLAELDALVAAEEGPEKTPEDIGARLPDVPEDDPVAAAAAERKRKEKSGERSGKKVALEAS, from the exons ATGGGCAACATTTTCGGAAAATCGTCGGCCAAGGCCAAAGTGAGCAGAGTGACGGAACAAGACAAAGCAGTTCTG cAACTCAAACAACAAAGAGATAAACTGAAACAATATCAGAAGCGAATCGAACTGCAGCTTGAAAAAGATCGCGAAATGGCTAAGAAATGTTTATCAACGGGACGGAAAGA GCGCGCCAAAACCCTCCTCCGAAAGAAAAAGTACCAGGAGAAGCTCCTCTCCAACACGGACGCCCAGCTGGAAACGATCGAGAAGCTCGCTTCGGACATTGAGTTCGCCCAAGTCGAGGCGCAAGTCATCAGTGGCCTCCGGGTGGGCAACGAGGCGCTCAAAAAGGTCAACGAAATCCTGTCGATCGACGAGGTTGAGCAGATTCTGGACGAAACGCGCGAAAGCATCGAAAAGCAGCAGGAAATTGACGCCCTGCTCAACGGTGTTCTGTCCGAAGAAGACGAGGACGAGGTGCTGGCCGAACTAGACGCACTGGTCGCCGCGGAAGAAGGGCCGGAGAAGACGCCGGAAGATATCGGCGCAAGATTGCCGGACGTGCCCGAAGACGATCCTGTGGCGGCGGCTGCCGCAGAAAGGAAGCGGAAAGAGAAAA GCGGCGAACGATCTGGGAAAAAGGTCGCTTTGGAGGCATCGTAA